AGAACAGTGCGCAGAGGGCATGGCAGGTCCCGGTCTCAGAGCAGCAGAAAGTCAGAAGaggccccccccccgggggggggggtctgcacCAGGCAGGGGTTGGAAGGCTGTGAACTCCTCGACGTGTCTCTGCCATCTGCTTCTCCTGCCACGTCATGGCCCTGCCGGGCCCGGCCTTGTGCCTGACGCCTGCAGGTGTGGTACCACTGGTTCAATGTGGGGGTTCCTGGGATGGGGCTGTGGTTCCAGCAGGGTATGGGCATTTCCCCAGGCAGACGTCCATCCAGGACTGACCCTCCACCCCCGGTGCTGGGGCTCCCTGGCAGGTCAGCCTCCCCCTGCTGAAGGCTTGGTCCCTGACCAGATACCTTGGGCTGGGGGCAGAACTCTTGGCCAGGCAACGGAGGGTATGGGAAGGGATTGTGAGTTGTGGAAACGGGCTAGGTGGGGAAATCCTGATCCTAAGGACTTGTGGGGCCTACCTATCCACCCCCGACCCCCAACCCAGGCTCCTTCACCCCCTGCTGGGCCCCCTGTGGCCCCAAgcccaccacctcccaccccactccaACGCCTCCTTGAAAGCTGTGGAAGGCAGAGGTTCCTCACTAGCGGGCGTTGGTCATCAGCCCCTGGTCATCAGCATGTCCGCAGAGGACAGCCCCTGGCCCTCTGAGCCCTGGGCCCATGTGGGGCTTCCCCACGTGGGCTGCCATGGCTGGTCCCTGGGGCTGGGGTGCGAGGTCATGGCTGAGCTCCAAGGTACTTGAGGAAGGTGCTTTCCAGGAAGGCAGCCAGCTTGGTCCGGTCATCctgcagggtgggagggaggcatgGGGCGACAGAGGGGCAGACTCTGCTGTGTCCCCTCCCAGCCCGGCTGGGCTGGCCCGCACACCTCATGAACGAAGCCATAGTGTACCAGCTCGGCGGCGAGGTCCTGGGCACTGTCCGCtgcggcgggggcaggggcaggatggATGTGTGAGGCCACTGCCTGTGCCCATGCCTGCCCCCCTCCACACCCTGTCCCTGCCTGGGTCCCTGGCTGGCCTACTTGGGAGCAGGTCGTAAGTGAGCTGCCGGTGCAGCCGGTCCTCCAGCACCAGAAGCAGAGtgagctggggaggcaggagggtgtGGTTGGCTCCCAGAGTCTACTCAgcacccccagctccctccccatccccccctcccgccccgggtCCTGCTCATCTGTGGGCCCCAGCCCTTTCCTTGCTCACATGCCAGCGGGCTTTGTCCTCACTCCTCTCTAGGTTGCACTGCATCTGGACCACCTGGGGATAGGCGTGAATCAAGGTCACCCACAAAGGCTTGACCTCAGCAGCTGAGCAGCAAGAGCAGATGCCATGTCAAGGGGACCCAGAAAGAACAGGAAGGACTAGAAATGGGGGTGAAACTCTAAGGAGGGCCTAGGAAGTACATCTCACTAACAGCGGCCTGGCAAGTTAAGGAAAACTTCTAGGAGAGTAGACACCGAGTCTGGGTGCTGAAGGAGCAACAGAGCTTTCGCAGGTGGGGAGAACAGCTGAACAAGGAGCCAGCTGTGAGAAGCGGTAGAGGACAGGGTTTGGAAGGAGTAGGAAGGAGCAAAGGCACGCGACACCAGGAGGGCCGGGCCTCCGAACACCTGGGGGTCAGCCTGAGGACCCCCACCGTCTGTGTGCGCAGCTCCGGCCATTAGGATGTGAATCCTGTGCTGTGGAGTGAAGCCAGAAGGAAGCAGGCTAGGCTGGAGGCTGGTTCCGCATCCAGGTAGGAAACGGGGGTGGCATAGATCAGGGTGGAGACCACGGAGACACACCCAAGGCCAAAGCCAGAGCCTCTGGGACCCAGTAGGTATGGACgtggaaaggggagagagaggctgaggcTGACCAGGACAGGCCCCTGGCAAGGAGGGAGCCTTGCAAGAAGAGAGGCCGGGGGAAACACATCTGGGAGGCCTTGGAGGAGACACCAGGACACAAATGTCAGGGAATCAGCAAGCCAAGGGCGGGGGACCAGAGAGGCCTGGGGGCAGATGAGATTCCAACAAGGAGGCTGCTTGGGGCACAGCAGGGTCGGGGCAGGGTTGGGGGTCAGGCAGCAAgggatgggagagggaggggtCTGCAGGGAGCAAAGAGCCTCCGAACAGGGGGGTGTTCTAATGAGTCCTATCATCTCCTACCCCCCACATCAGGGTCAGTCAGGACCTGGTCTCTGGAAGAGAGCTGGTTTGGGGGGCACCCAAACCCCCCGAAAACGGACCCCTCCGGGCTATGGACAGGCCCGAGGACTGGCACAGTGCGGCAGGAGCAGGAGCTCACCTTTCTGGTCTCCGAGTCAAAAGGTTCTGGCGTCGGGGTCTTGGCCTTCTGGGCCTCCTCAGGGGGTGGGGCCAGCACacggggcagccccaggggccgaGCAGCGGCAAAGTTCATCAGTGGGTAGATCCCGTTCCTGGGGATACACTGGGGTGGCTGGGGGCTCAGGcctggcagccaccagttccCCAAACTCACGGCAGCTCTCACCTGACATCCTCCAGGAATTTGTCAAGCTCCAAGCAGGAGACCTCCGAGTACCTGGCACAGGTGTGAGAAGCACATGAGGGTGGCCCGCCTGCGGGCCCTGCCAGCGCGGGGCAGGACTGGGCTGGGGAGGGCCTCTGGGCAGCAGGCGCTCACCGCCACTGCAGTGGGGGCCAGGGCGGCCGGGGGATCTCTGCCAGGACTGCATGCAGGTCCACCGCCTTGGTTTTTTCCTCCACCACATTCTCAGGCATGAGGTCTGCAGGCCGCAGGAGCACTCAGGGTGGCGGACCCTGAGACAGGTCCTGCAGGGTGCCCTTTCACAGCCCTACCCCAGGCCTttggcccgccccccgcccccctgcccctcacATTGGTGCTGGATGAAGCAGTGAGCTGCCAGGAGCTTCAGAGAATGCACTTCGAAGAGCACTCGATGGAAGAGGAGGTTGTGGGCAGAGGGCCGATGGGCGGGGTCCCGGGCCAGGCACGAGAGGATGAACTCCTGGGGGCGTAGAGGGGAAAGGCTCAAGTGGGTGGAATCTCTGCTCCAGCTCCACAGTGTGAGGAGGAGGCCCCTGAAGTCCCCAAATCCCCAGGGTCCAGTCCTCATGGGAGTCTTCCAGGAATGGGCATAGGGAGCCACATACTGTGAGCAGCGAGGCCAGGACCTGGTTCTACCAGTAGGACAGTCAGGCCCGAGGCCCAGAACTTTCCATGCTCTACTTCCCATAACCCTCACAAAAACCACAGGGAGTAGGTGTCGTCATCTGCAGTTCACAGATGAGGTCTGCTCTGCCTGGTGGGGGacaccagcccctgccctgcagccccagaTTGCACCTCAGCTCAGGCCCAACTCCGGGGATGACCCTGATGgggccccaccctgccccacatACGCATCTGCATCCTCCGCTGCCTTGCCGGCTTTGTGCCTCACGGGTCCCATCCCAGCCCCATCCTGGCCCCATCACTTCTGACCCTGATCTCTAGAGGCCATGTGGTCAAGCCAGATAGTCTAGAGAGACTATGGACACGGCTTCCACTCCACACTCCCTTTTCTGGCCCCCAACATAAGTCACGTGGCTTCTAGCTGGTTTCCTGGAGGGTTCAAGGCAGGGATGTGGGCTCGAGCCTCTCGGAGCCTCTTTCCTGTCTCCAGAACCAGCAGAACAATAGGCTCACAGAGGGAGTATCTGTCTAGTCTCTCCCTCCTTAGAAGGACCCTTAGAGCCTTCAGGCCTGAAACTCAACACACACCATGAGGAAAGACCCTCCTCGCAGGTAGGCCTTTGTGCAGTGGGACTGGCGTCCCCCTCAGCGGCACGGACGGCTGCACCTCCAGGCCTGACCCAAACACCACAATGGCCCCACATGGAACCCTTGAGAACCAGTTGGGAGGAGTGAGGCAAGCTGCTTACCCGCATGTTGGGGTCACTTAGTGAGTGCCTGGCACGAGTGATGGCCTCTTCCGTGACCCGGGTGTCCCCGTTGGCTTGGATCTCCAGCACAGCCATCTGGGAGGCAGGGCCAGGTCAGGCACGGAGAAGAGACAGCACGGTGAGATGCAGGGTGAGCTATCTGGGAGGCCATGAGGCCCCGGGGCTAGTACCTCCAGCGCACACATCCCAAAGGAGAAGATGTCCACAGCAGTGCCATCGGCAACCTCTGCAGGGGGGAGGGCAAGTCACAGTGGATAGGGAAGATGTGGTGACACCAGGAGCTCCTGGACCCAGGACTCACCGCCGTACTCTGGGGGGAAGAAATGCAGGTTCCGTAGTTCCTCACGCTCCGCACGTATAGGGCTTCGGAGGTCGTCTGGGAGTGCTGTGGAAAGCGCAGAGGATGAGCAGACTGCACCTCTCcatgcccccccaaccccctgagACCCCACGCACCGTTGGAGAAGATGCGGTGCCACACTGCACCGGCCACCACAGGGAGAAAGAGTAGGCGTCAATGTGATGGGGCACTGGATGTCCTCTGCCCAGGGGTTcccgcagcccccctcccccgccagccCCCCCTAACCCCGCCAGCACCGGAGCCAATCTTGATGAGGCCGTTGTGCTGTATGAAGATAGTATCGCTGGTCAGGTTCCCGTGGATGATGGGGGGGCTGCAGGCATGTAGAAAGCTGCAGGGGGAAAGGAGAGCAGGTGTAATCAGGGCGGGGGCACCGAGGGCATGGGGGGTGGCAGAGACCAGGCCAGGCCCTCACCTGAGTGCAGACAGGATCTGTGTGCACCAGCGCTTCCAGGCCTGGTGGCGGATGGACTTCATTGGACGGATGCGGAGAGGTGGCTGGGCCTGTGGtgcccaccctgcacccccacctcccacccgaCTGGCCCCAGCCCGTTCCCCGAGCTGCCCCTCACCCACATCCCTGATGCAGTCCCAGCCCACTCCCCATACCCGAGCGTTCATGGCCTTGTGGTTTTTCTTGGTCTTTTTGAGGAATTGCTTGAGGCTGCCCGACGACACATACTCCGTGATGAAGATGACCTGCGGGGCGGGTGGGCTCCGCCAACTGCAGGTgggtccctcccacccccaccccagctgggccccaccccaccctccgtGTGCGGGTGCTGGGAGGAGCCGTGGCTCACCCGCGCCCAGGCGTCTGAGGCATCCAGCCAGTACTTGTGCAGCTTGACAATGTTGGGGTGGTCGACCAGCACCAGCTGCTCAAACATGGTCTGGATCTTCTCCTGGGAAGGGGAGTGGGGTCacgggggagaagggaggggggcaCAGCCGCTCGAGGGTGGGCAGGCCTCACCTCATGGGCTGCGAAGGCCTTCCTGTCGGCGAAGTGCAACTCGTTCCacaccacctccaccccctcctcTGTGTCCATGGCCAGGAAGGTGCTCTGGACCCCGGGCATGTTCCCCTGGTTcacctgggggggaggggatggatGTGAGTGTGATGGGTGTCGGGCAGCAGAGTGGGGGCTTGTCTCTGCCCACTCCTTGGAGGGGAGAGCGAGCTGAGTGCTGGCCCTGGCCCCCCGGGGAAGCTGGGGCAGCAGTGGTCTCCGAGGGCTGGGCTTGGGGACGCGGAGCAGATTCCGGGGGATTCAGGAGGGTCTTCACGGGGCCAGCGGCCGGTCTGGTGCAGAGGCATAAGGAGGTGGACCTTAGGGAACTGGGGTTCCCCCAGAGAACGTGGGAACAGGCCAAAGGGGTCCAAGGGCCGCTAACCAGGGGGCAGGTTCCTTGCCCGGCGCCCCCGGCCCGGCGTGGCCTCCCGCGCCCCTCGGCGAGGTGGGCCGtgaccccgcgcccccgcgccccccgccccgccccggcccaccTGCTCCCGCCGCTTCTGCCAGCGGCCGCACGGGCTCTCCTCCAGGATGTCGCTCTCGTCCTCGCTCTCAtcctcccgctcccgctcccggccCCGCCTGGGCGCTGGCTCCGGGGCCGCCATGGCTCGTCCGGCCCAGGCCGCCGCCCTCCGAgagagccgccgccgccgccgccgccgccgctccccgcccgcccTGGCCCTGCGCCCAGACGCCCAGCGGGAGCTGAGCGGCCGGCCGCCGCCTCGGGCCCCACCCAGCTCCCGGAATCCGAGGCGCCGGCGCCCGGCCCGCGGGGGTGGAGCCCGCCCGCCCCTCAGAAGCCGCCGCTGCGGGCCGGAGCGCTAAGGGAGCTTCCCCGCCGAGGGCCGAGCCCGCGCCGCGCCCAGCCCGGGCCCCGCCCACCGGGAAGGGCCCGCCCACACGGGAGGCCCCGCCGGACCCGCCGCTGGCTCCGCCCACCGGGAGGCCCCGTCCACCGGGAAGGCCCCGCCCACCCGAGGGCTCGCCCCTCCAGACCCTGCTCCCAGCCCGCCGCCCTGGCTGTCCTGGCCGCCCGCCCCGCCTGTCCCTCCTCGGCCTGCCCCTGTGCTCCCGCTGGGGACCTGCTCCTGCGGAAAGCCTGAGCCCCCAGGCCGCGGGGAGAGGACTCCAGGGTCCCGACCTCGGGGCTCTGGGTGCCAGCCTGCAGCCGGGCACGTCGGGTCCTCCCTGGCCGCCCGGCGACCTGCGTGGGGCCGGGTCAGGGCTCCGGGACACGCCCGGGCCCAGCTCTAGGAGCCGCAGGTTCTCCGTGCGCCCCTTCCGCACCGCGCTCCTGCTCCACACACCCCGAGACACAGCCCCCGATGGCGGCTCCGAGTCCAGGCTTCGGGCTGCAGCCGGTCCAGGGTGGGGCGCCGCCGAGGGTCCGGGCGGGCGGGACCTGGGGTGGGCATCTGGGAGGCCCTGCTCCTGGAGCGACCGCCGCCCCCCCATGAACACGTGGGCCGGGCAGGGGAGGGATGGTCAGCAGGCTGACCAGCCGCTTTTAATTCAGGATCACAAACATCCCACTACCTGTAGTTCTGTTCTTCCTATTCGCTTGCAGGTATTCACCATTCCACAATCCGAAATGGCAaattcctcccttctcttcccctcccctggaTAGCTCCCCACACCCCCCCATAGGAGGAGGCTAAAGTAGAGGGCCCTCCTGACGCACAGCGCCTTTCTCTCCAGGAGGCTCTTCATGGGCCCTGTGGCCATGTCAACAGGACACATGCTCTACAATTCTCTAAATCTCCCTTTACCCCACAGCCCCCACTGCCTGCCCATGGTCTCCCCGTCGCACACCAGCTCAGTTCTCACCCCtccttcattctctctttctaggGAGAGAACTGGTACACACATGTACCTTCTCTCAAACTCCAACCCCAGCCCTGAACTCCCACTGCATCTCTGTGCCAACGTCCTTAGCCCCACTGCTGTATCCGAGTCTATAGGGACACCTCTATTTTCCCCAGATGACACCATATATGGCGTGTGACCCCTTCTTCTACCATCCCCACTGCTATCATCCTTATGTGACCAGCGTTGCTCACAAGGACCACTGCAGCACCCTGCTCCCTGTGTCCTCGCTTCCACCTAGCACCAGGAGGTACTTGGAAAATGTCCCTCACCTGCTCAGAACACCCTCGTAGTAAAGAGGGAGACCAGCCAGGATGCCTTGTCCCATAGACACACGCTTTAATTAATGCCTGAGgttcaaagatttttctttttctttttcttttttatttatttttttaaatttttaaaaaatatttttatttatttatttattcatgatagagagagagagagaaagagagagagaggcagagacacaggaggagggagaagcaggctccatgctgggagcccgaggtgggactccatcccgggactccaggatcgtgccccgggccaaaggcaggcactaaaccactgagccacccagggatcccccccttttttatttatttctttttctttttttcttttttcttttcaaagattttatttatttattcataagagacacacacagactcagagacacagggagaggggaaagcaggccccacgcagggagcactcaaccgctgagccacccaggcatcccctatccAAAGTCTCtgcgcctagatggctcagcgattgagcatctgccttcagaccaaggcgtgaacctggagtcccaggatcgagtcccacatggggctccctgcatagagcctgcttcttcctatgcctgcatctctgcctctctctctgtgtctttcattaataaatgaataaaatctttaaaaaattaaaaacaaaacacctgaatGCTCAAAAATCTGAAAAGGGAAGACCTTTCTTAACATAACATTTCTCTGTAAATTACAAAGGATCTAGCTCCAAAACATGCTAGTTACTCAATCTACCAGGAGACACATTCAGCTAGGCTTCACTCAGCACACCAGTGGGAAGCATGGACACCAAAGGGACCACAGAGAGCCACAGACCACTGAACGATACAAAATGCAATAATCCACAGGCAGGAGACATTGCTTAAGTGGAAgcaaaaacatttaatgaaaaaaggaatataaaacgTGATTGTATACACTTCATTGTCATattgccaataaaaaaaaaaaagaagaaaacaagagaaaggcATCTTAAATTTAAACGCaacatgttttgcttttaaagattttattaatttattcatgagacacagagagatagtgTAAGACAcacaagaaaggagagagaagcaggctccctgtagggaacccaacaggggactcgatcccgggactctaggatcacaccatgggccaaagggggcgctaaaccactgagccacgcagctGCCCAGTGCAACATGTTTATAGAAAAGGTAACAAAATTCCACGGCTGATATACAAaagcactaaaaaataaaatgattccaggagacataaacacaaataatgaaaagaaacatataaTTCTGTTTCCACAAAACTGGGAAGGTGCAGAAACTGGAAGGGAAATGAAAACGTATTATCACCAGATGTGTAAAATACAAGGCAGAGAgaacaacaacataaaaaatcagaatttctcaAGATGGAAGAAATACCATAAAACATTTAAACGGATATCCACACAATTCACAAAAAGGGTGAATCTACTCCAGGGAAAGAAATAACAGACCAGTCTCTGAGTCCAGAATAGCTCTCTGGAGAAGCTGCACGTAGGTGAGGTTCTCGTGCGTGTTGGGGTCGAAGAAGCCCTTGGTGTCGTCGCTCGGGTCGGCCAGCACGCGGTTCATCTCCTCGTCGAAGTAGCCGCGCTGGTAGGCCACGTCCACGGGCAGCCGGTGGCTGTGCACCGGGTCGATGATGCCGCCCGTGGCGACCTGGGCCTCCAGCAGGCGGATGCCGTGGTCGCGCACGATGAGCTCCTTCTGCATGGCCTGGAAGAGCGAGATCTGCTCGCCGGTGTAGGGGTCGGTGTAGCCGGTGACGGCGCGCTCGGCCGACAGCAGCTTGTCCTGGATCTCGCCGCCCACCAGGCCCGCGGCCACCGCCTCCTCCACGGTGAGCCTCTGGTTGCGCACGGGGTCGATGAGGAAGCCCGTGGCCGCCTGCGCCTCGAGCAGCACCAGGGCCGTGCCGGGCCGCAGGACGCCCTTCCACATGGCCTGGTAGACGCTCATCTTCTCCTGCCGCCCGGGCTCGTCCTTGGCGGGCACCAGCACGCCCGCGATGCAGCTCGTGCCGCGCAGGTAGCGCTTGACCGAGTCCATCTCGGTCACCTCCTGCGGGGTCTTGGTGCCCTGGGCCAGGTCGCGCAGGGTCTCGGGGCCCAGGATCCCGGACGAGCGCAGCTCGGAGGCCGACACCTGGCGCCGCAGGCCGCGGAAGGTCACCTTGCTCAGCCGCTCCTCCGCCTCCTCCACCGCCCGGGTGAGGACGGCCACCAGGCCCGGCAGCGCCAGGGCGCCGGCCGCGTGCTGGGCCAGGAGCTCGTCCCGCCGGGCCCGGCTCAGGTAGGAGGAGAAGAGGACGTCCCACACGGAGGGCCGCTGCCCGCGCAGCGGCCCGGCCTGCACCTCCATGGTGGCGGCACGCAGGGCCTGCTCCTGGGGGCCGCCGGCGGGCTCGGTGGCGGCCTCGCCGGGGGAGGGTCCCGCGCCCCTGCCGCCGTCGCCGCCGGGCCCGGCCGGCCGCGGCTCCTGCTGGACGCCGGCGGCGTCGCCCGGGGCGCGCTCGGGCCCGCCGGCCGCCTCCACCTCCTCGATGATGGTGGTCAGCCTGCGGGTCAGCGCGGCCAAGCCCAGCGTCCCCGAGCCGAACCCGGCCAGCAGCTGCTCCCGCGTGGCGCCGCTCACGTAGCTGGACGCCAGCACGTCCCACACGGGCACCGCCGGCCCCCGCAGGCGGCCCAGCTTGACCTCCATGGTGGCGGCACGCAGGGCCCCTCGGGGGTCCGGGGGGCGCGCGCCCGGGCTCGCGGGGTCGCGACGGGCCAGCAGCGCGGTGAGGGCGGCGCCCACCTCGTGCGCGGTCAGCGAGCCCGCCCGGTACCTGCGCAGCAGGTCCTGCCGCTCGCCCTCGGGCACCTCCCGGTAGAAGAGGAGCTCCCAGACCGAGACGCTCTGGCCCTGGGCGACGCCCGGGCCCGGCGCCACGCGGGCGTCACGCAGGGCGCCGCGCAGCTCCTCGCTCAGCTGGTGCACGGCGGAGCCCCCGCCGGCCAGCTGCAGCATGTAGAGCCCCGTGTCGGGGTCGAGCACGCAGCGGCGCAGCAGCTGCACGTAGGTGAGGTTCTCGTGCGTGTTGGGGTCGAAGAAGCCCTTGGTGTCGTCGCTCGGGTCGGCCAGCACGCGGTTCATCTCCTCGTCGAAGTAGCCGCGCTGGTAGGCCACGTCCACGGGCAGCCGGTGGCTGTGCACCGGGTCGATGATGCCGCCCGTGGCGACCTGGGCCTCCAGCAGGCGGATGCCGTGGTCGCGCACGATGAGCTCCTTCTGCATGGCCTGGAAGAGCGAGATCTGCTCGCCGGTGTAGGGGTCGGTGTAGCCGGTGACGGCGCGCTCGGCCGACAGCAGCTTGTCCTGGATCTCGCCGCCCACCAGGCCCGCGGCCACCGCCTCCTCCACGGTGAGCCTCTGGTTGCGCACGGGGTCGATGAGGAAGCCCGTGGCCGCCTGCGCCTCGAGCAGCACCAGGGCCGTGCCGGGCCGCAGGACGCCCTTCCACATGGCCTGGTAGACGCTCATCTTCTCCTGCCGCCCGGGCTCGTCCTTGGCGGGCACCAGCACGCCCGCGATGCAGCTCGTGCCGCGCAGGTAGCGCTTGACCGAGTCCATCTCGGTCACCTCCTGCGGGGTCTTGGTGCCCTGGGCCAGGTCGCGCAGGGTCTCGGGGCCCAGGATCCCGGACGAGCGCAGCTCGGAGGCCGACACCTGGCGCCGCAGGCCGCGGAAGGTCACCTTGCTCAGCCGCTCCTCCGCCTCCTCCACCGCCCGGGTGAGGACGGCCACCAGGCCCGGCAGCGCCAGGGCGCCGGCCGCGTGCTGGGCCAGGAGCTCGTCCCGCCGGGCCCGGCTCAGGTAGGAGGAGAAGAGGACGTCCCACACGGAGGGCCGCTGCCCGCGCAGCGGCCCGGCCTGCACCTCCATGGTGGCGGCACGCAGGGCCTGCTCCTGGGGGCCGCCGGCGGGCTCGGTGGCGGCCTCGCCGGGGGAGGGTCCCGCGCCCCTGCCGCCGTCGCCGCCGGGCCCGGCCGGCCGCGGCTCCTGCTGGACGCCGGCGGCGTCGCCCGGGGCGCGCTCGGGCCCGCCGGCCGCCTCCACCTCCTCGATGATGGTGGTCAGCCTGCGGGTCAGCGCGGCCAAGCCCAGCGTCCCCGAGCCGAACCCGGCCAGCAGCTGCTCCCGCGTGGCGCCGCTCACGTAGCTGGACGCCAGCACGTCCCACACGGGCACCGCCGGCCCCCGCAGGCGGCCCAGCTTGACCTCCATGGTGGCGGCACGCAGGGCCCCTCGGGGGTCCGGGGGGCGCGCGCCCGGGCTCGCGGGGTCGCGACGGGCCAGCAGCGCGGTGAGGGCGGCGCCCACCTCGTGCGCGGTCAGCGAGCCCGCCCGGTACCTGCGCAGCAGGTCCTGCCGCTCGCCCTCGGGCACCTCCCGGTAGAAGAGGAGCTCCCAGACCGAGACGCTCTGGCCCTGGGCGACGCCCGGGCCCGGCGCCACGCGGGCGTCACGCAGGGCGCCGCGCAGCTCCTCGCTCAGCTGGTGCACGGCGGAGCCCCCGCCGGCCAGCTGCAGCATGTAGAGCCCCGTGTCGGGGTCGAGCACGCAGCGCTCCAGCAGCTGCAGGTACGTGAGGTTCTCGTGCGTGTTGGGGTCGAAGAAGCCCTTGGTGTCGTCGCTCGGGTCGGCCAGCACGCGGTTCATCTCCTCGTCGAAGTAGCCGCGCTGGTAGGCCACGTCCACGGGCAGCCGGTGGCTGTGCACCGGGTCGATGATGCCGCCCGTGGCGACCTGGGCCTCCAGCAGGCGGATGCCGTGGTCGCGCACGATGAGCTCCTTCTGCATGGCCTGGAAGAGCGAGATCTGCTCGCCGGTGTAGGGGTCGGTGTAGCCGGTGACGGCGCGCTCGGCCGACAGCAGCTTGTCCTGGATCTCGCCGCCCACCAGGCCCGCGGCCACCGCCTCCTCCACGGTGAGCCTCTGGTTGCGCACGGGGTCGATGAGGAAGCCCGTGGCCGCCTGCGCCTCGAGCAGCACCAGGGCCGTGCCGGGCCGCAGGACGCCCTTCCACATGGCCTGGTAGACGCTCATCTTCTCCTGCCGCCCGGGCTCGTCCTTGGCGGGCACCAGCACGCCCGCGATGCAGCTCGTGCCGCGCAGGTAGCGCTTGACCGAGTCCATCTCGGTCACCTCCTGCGGGGTCTTGGTGCCCTGGGCCAGGTCGCGCAGGGTCTCGGGGCCCAGGATCCCGGACGAGCGCAGCTCGGAGGCCGACACCTGGCGCCGCAGGCCGCGGAAGGTCACCTTGCTCAGCCGCTCCTCCGCCTCCTCCACCGCCCGGGTGAGGACGGCCACCAGGCCCGGCAGCGCCAGGGCGCCGGCCGCGTGCTGGGCCAGGAGCTCGTCCCGCCGGGCCCGGCTCAGGTAGGAGGAGAAGAGGACGTCCCACACGGAGGGCCGCTGCCCGCGCAGCGGCCCGGCCTGCACCTCCATGGTGGCGGCACGCAGGGCCTGCTCCTGGGGGCCGCCGGCGGGCTCGGTGGCGGCCTCGCCGGGGGAGGGTCCCGCGCCCCTGCCGCCGTCGCCGCCGGGCCCGGCCGGCCGCGGCTCCTGCTGGACGCCGGCGGCGTCGCCCGGGGCGCGCTCGGGCCCGCCGGCCGCCTCCACCTCCTCGATGATGGTGGTCAGCCTGCGGGTCAGCGCGGCCAAGCCCAGCGTCCCCGAGCCGAACCCGGCCAGCAGCTGCTCCCGCGTGGCGCCGCTCACGTAGCTGGACGCCAGCACGTCCCACACGGGCACCGCCGGCCCCCGCAGGCGGCCCAGCTTGACC
The nucleotide sequence above comes from Canis lupus baileyi chromosome 14, mCanLup2.hap1, whole genome shotgun sequence. Encoded proteins:
- the NRBP2 gene encoding nuclear receptor-binding protein 2 isoform X1 encodes the protein MAAPEPAPRRGREREREDESEDESDILEESPCGRWQKRREQVNQGNMPGVQSTFLAMDTEEGVEVVWNELHFADRKAFAAHEEKIQTMFEQLVLVDHPNIVKLHKYWLDASDAWARVIFITEYVSSGSLKQFLKKTKKNHKAMNARSIRHQAWKRWCTQILSALSFLHACSPPIIHGNLTSDTIFIQHNGLIKIGSVWHRIFSNALPDDLRSPIRAEREELRNLHFFPPEYGEVADGTAVDIFSFGMCALEMAVLEIQANGDTRVTEEAITRARHSLSDPNMREFILSCLARDPAHRPSAHNLLFHRVLFEVHSLKLLAAHCFIQHQYLMPENVVEEKTKAVDLHAVLAEIPRPPWPPLQWRYSEVSCLELDKFLEDVRNGIYPLMNFAAARPLGLPRVLAPPPEEAQKAKTPTPEPFDSETRKVVQMQCNLERSEDKARWHLTLLLVLEDRLHRQLTYDLLPTDSAQDLAAELVHYGFVHEDDRTKLAAFLESTFLKYLGAQP
- the NRBP2 gene encoding nuclear receptor-binding protein 2 isoform X2: MAAPEPAPRRGREREREDESEDESDILEESPCGRWQKRREQVNQGNMPGVQSTFLAMDTEEGVEVVWNELHFADRKAFAAHEEKIQTMFEQLVLVDHPNIVKLHKYWLDASDAWARVIFITEYVSSGSLKQFLKKTKKNHKAMNARAWKRWCTQILSALSFLHACSPPIIHGNLTSDTIFIQHNGLIKIGSVWHRIFSNALPDDLRSPIRAEREELRNLHFFPPEYGEVADGTAVDIFSFGMCALEMAVLEIQANGDTRVTEEAITRARHSLSDPNMREFILSCLARDPAHRPSAHNLLFHRVLFEVHSLKLLAAHCFIQHQYLMPENVVEEKTKAVDLHAVLAEIPRPPWPPLQWRYSEVSCLELDKFLEDVRNGIYPLMNFAAARPLGLPRVLAPPPEEAQKAKTPTPEPFDSETRKVVQMQCNLERSEDKARWHLTLLLVLEDRLHRQLTYDLLPTDSAQDLAAELVHYGFVHEDDRTKLAAFLESTFLKYLGAQP